Proteins from one Thermococcus bergensis genomic window:
- a CDS encoding ABC transporter ATP-binding protein: MSVNIRDVLEESIKVSKNLKGDIVITIILFLILSIFGYAQAMLMKNFIDSLVSLQEFSTISKIGLALLVLTFLSYLGSFYGEFMLQRLGIKALKIFSQDLVFSIHRAKLGKISSGDVIARFVSDLPELSLGLAGLIPGLSVQLINIAVATFTLYSLSPTMLLVAVLIIPINYAIYKKASGKSIEYSKRERESLSKVVAVTKTSIDNLFFIKRLDKYEYFEERFSMSLSEWLKNMTRFLRVRIFFQKSYYYTSSIARLIMLLVGGWLATKGLASVGAIVAFTNYLPQFYEPLTNLANSFTYLNALIPYVERYKEIVNIEKEDLDKGHELKSVKSIECKNVSVGILSNVTLELKKNETIGIVGPIGSGKTTLALTLIRLREPETGHILINGKDYRVYSLRSLRKRIYYLPSKDWIFDGTLKENLMLDEVYQEDEVIHVLKIVGIDFAELDDYITSKALSEGQKQKIALARALLRKPEVLILDEATNSLDVQNEAQVLEKIREFLKDSTLIIISHRLTALKNADKIFVLNKGKILDSGKHEELYERCSLYRTLVENSRVS, from the coding sequence ATGTCAGTAAATATAAGAGATGTCCTTGAGGAATCTATAAAAGTCTCAAAAAATCTAAAAGGAGACATAGTCATAACAATAATTCTTTTCCTTATTCTTTCTATTTTCGGATACGCCCAAGCAATGCTCATGAAGAATTTTATAGATTCTCTTGTATCATTACAGGAATTTTCAACAATCTCAAAAATTGGATTAGCTCTGCTGGTTCTCACATTTTTAAGCTACTTAGGAAGTTTTTATGGGGAGTTCATGCTCCAGAGATTGGGAATCAAAGCTTTAAAAATATTTTCTCAAGATTTGGTTTTCTCTATTCATAGGGCAAAACTAGGAAAAATAAGCAGTGGAGATGTAATAGCGAGATTCGTTTCGGACTTACCAGAGCTCAGTCTGGGATTAGCAGGTTTAATCCCTGGATTAAGTGTTCAGTTGATTAATATTGCAGTAGCAACGTTTACCCTATATTCATTATCTCCAACAATGCTTCTTGTAGCTGTCTTAATAATCCCAATAAACTATGCTATCTATAAGAAAGCATCAGGAAAATCCATTGAGTATTCAAAACGAGAAAGAGAATCATTGTCAAAAGTAGTTGCTGTTACCAAAACAAGCATTGATAATCTTTTCTTTATTAAACGTTTGGATAAGTACGAATATTTTGAAGAGAGATTCTCCATGAGTCTTTCAGAGTGGTTAAAGAATATGACAAGATTCCTGCGGGTAAGGATATTCTTCCAGAAATCGTACTATTACACAAGCAGTATAGCTCGACTGATAATGTTGCTTGTTGGTGGTTGGCTGGCAACAAAAGGACTCGCCTCAGTGGGAGCAATCGTAGCTTTCACGAACTATTTACCGCAATTCTATGAACCTCTTACTAATCTGGCTAATTCATTCACATATCTCAATGCACTTATCCCTTACGTAGAGCGCTATAAGGAGATAGTAAACATTGAAAAAGAAGACCTTGATAAGGGGCATGAGTTAAAATCGGTCAAAAGCATTGAATGTAAAAATGTAAGTGTTGGCATTTTAAGTAATGTGACTCTAGAACTCAAAAAGAACGAAACAATTGGAATCGTTGGACCCATAGGTTCTGGAAAAACAACCCTGGCATTAACTTTAATCAGGTTACGTGAGCCAGAGACTGGCCACATTTTAATAAATGGGAAAGATTACCGGGTTTATAGTCTTAGGTCTTTAAGAAAGAGGATATATTACCTACCATCTAAAGACTGGATTTTTGATGGAACTTTAAAGGAGAATTTGATGCTTGACGAAGTGTATCAAGAGGACGAAGTTATTCATGTTCTCAAGATTGTAGGAATAGATTTTGCCGAACTTGATGATTATATAACTAGTAAAGCTCTTTCTGAAGGACAAAAACAAAAAATAGCACTGGCAAGGGCACTTTTAAGAAAACCGGAGGTTTTGATACTTGATGAGGCCACAAACAGTCTTGATGTTCAAAATGAAGCTCAAGTCCTCGAAAAGATTCGAGAGTTTTTAAAGGACTCGACTTTAATTATAATATCGCATCGTTTAACCGCTCTAAAAAATGCTGATAAGATATTTGTTTTAAATAAGGGGAAGATCCTTGACTCTGGCAAACATGAGGAACTCTACGAAAGATGCTCCCTGTATAGAACGCTCGTTGAGAACTCAAGAGTATCTTAG
- the purS gene encoding phosphoribosylformylglycinamidine synthase subunit PurS: MKWKAKVVIRLKKGLNDPEGRVIGKALKNLGYKVEELKVPKYFEFIFESEAPEKDVEEMCKRLLANPVIHTYEYQIEPLGE; this comes from the coding sequence ATGAAATGGAAAGCTAAGGTTGTAATCCGCTTAAAAAAAGGTCTTAACGATCCTGAAGGGAGGGTTATTGGAAAGGCGCTCAAAAACTTAGGCTATAAAGTTGAAGAGCTGAAGGTTCCAAAATATTTCGAGTTCATTTTTGAAAGCGAAGCTCCAGAGAAAGATGTCGAGGAGATGTGCAAACGCCTGCTTGCAAACCCAGTTATCCACACTTATGAGTATCAAATCGAGCCTTTAGGTGAGTGA
- the purQ gene encoding phosphoribosylformylglycinamidine synthase I, with amino-acid sequence MPKFAVIVFPGTNCDFETVEAIKKAGGKAERVWYKQSLKDFDGVVLPGGFSYADYLRAGAISARAEVMEEVKALANEGKPVLGICNGFQILTESALLPGALRPNKIPSFLCKWVYLKVSDTQTAFTQFYKEGEVIRMPIAHAEGNYYSESLDNIRITFQYSDDKGNTTEDANPNGSLLNIAGISNEKGNVLGMMPHPERASDKWLGSEDGLRLFKSMVEYAKR; translated from the coding sequence ATGCCAAAGTTCGCTGTCATAGTATTCCCAGGGACAAACTGCGATTTTGAGACTGTTGAAGCAATTAAAAAAGCTGGTGGAAAAGCGGAGAGAGTCTGGTACAAGCAAAGCCTCAAAGACTTTGATGGTGTTGTTTTGCCCGGTGGATTCAGCTATGCCGATTATCTAAGGGCCGGGGCGATAAGTGCAAGGGCAGAGGTAATGGAGGAAGTTAAAGCTCTTGCTAATGAAGGCAAACCCGTTTTAGGCATTTGCAACGGCTTTCAAATCTTAACGGAGTCAGCTCTTCTGCCGGGAGCATTGAGACCAAATAAGATTCCAAGCTTCCTATGCAAGTGGGTTTACCTTAAAGTTAGCGACACCCAAACAGCTTTTACTCAATTTTACAAAGAGGGAGAGGTCATTAGAATGCCAATAGCACATGCTGAAGGGAATTACTACTCCGAGAGCTTAGATAACATAAGAATAACCTTCCAGTACAGCGACGATAAAGGAAACACAACGGAAGATGCAAACCCCAACGGTTCTCTCTTGAACATAGCTGGAATAAGCAACGAAAAAGGAAACGTTCTTGGCATGATGCCCCACCCGGAGAGAGCGAGTGATAAGTGGCTGGGGAGCGAGGACGGGTTAAGGCTCTTCAAGAGCATGGTGGAATATGCTAAGAGGTGA
- a CDS encoding ribbon-helix-helix domain-containing protein, with amino-acid sequence MATTVKVSARIPPALAKEMEKLIEAGIYSNPSSHHL; translated from the coding sequence ATGGCTACAACGGTTAAGGTATCTGCAAGAATACCTCCCGCTCTTGCAAAAGAAATGGAAAAACTTATTGAAGCCGGAATTTATTCTAACCCTAGTTCCCACCACCTGTGA
- a CDS encoding IS982 family transposase (programmed frameshift), translating into MVVMNFQQEILIIKSEIYPIISKHYPKNTHREIISLYDLITFAILAHLHFNGVYKHAYRVLIEEMKLFPKIRYNKLTERLNRHEKLLLLAQEELFKKHAREYVRILDSKPIQTKELARKNRKDKEGSSEVISEKPAVGFVPSKKKFYYGYKLTCYSDGNLLALLSVDPANKHDVSVVREKFWVIVEEFSGCFLFLDKGYVSRELQEEFLKFGVVYTPVKRENQVSNLEEKKFYKYLSDFRRRIETLFSKFSEFLLRPSRSVSLRGLAVRILGAILAVNLDRLYNFTGGGN; encoded by the exons GTGGTTGTTATGAACTTTCAGCAGGAAATCCTGATCATAAAATCCGAAATCTATCCGATAATCAGCAAACACTACCCGAAAAACACTCACAGGGAAATAATCAGCCTCTACGACCTAATAACCTTCGCAATACTAGCACACTTGCACTTTAACGGAGTTTACAAGCACGCTTACAGAGTCCTAATCGAAGAAATGAAGCTGTTCCCCAAAATCAGGTACAACAAACTAACAGAACGCTTGAACAGGCACGAAAAACTCCTGCTCCTAGCGCAGGAAGAATTATTCAAAAAACACGCCAGAGAATACGTTAGAATACTGGACTCAAAGCCCATTCAGACCAAGGAGTTGGCCAGAAAAAACAGGAAGGATAAGGAGGGTTCTTCAGAAGTCATCTCTGAAAAGCCCGCAGTTGGGTTTGTTCCCTCTA AAAAAAAGTTTTACTATGGGTACAAGCTGACCTGTTACTCTGATGGAAATTTGCTGGCTTTGCTGTCCGTTGATCCGGCGAATAAGCATGATGTGAGTGTTGTCAGGGAAAAGTTCTGGGTGATTGTTGAGGAGTTTTCTGGCTGTTTTCTGTTTTTGGATAAGGGTTACGTTAGTAGAGAACTTCAGGAGGAATTCCTGAAGTTTGGCGTTGTTTACACGCCGGTGAAGCGGGAGAATCAGGTTAGTAATCTGGAGGAGAAGAAGTTTTACAAGTACTTGTCTGACTTTCGCAGGAGGATTGAGACTTTGTTTTCGAAGTTTTCTGAGTTTCTTCTGAGGCCGAGCAGGAGTGTTAGTTTGAGGGGGTTAGCTGTCAGGATTTTAGGGGCGATTCTGGCCGTGAATCTGGACAGATTATACAACTTCACAGGTGGTGGGAACTAG
- a CDS encoding type II toxin-antitoxin system PemK/MazF family toxin: MNQIKPKRNLQQWEIILLEFPFTNLRKKKLRPVLIVSNNVLNKISNSIITVQITSNLPSGFKEYNVLLSDSDVNRYAGTQPLYQSVIKPYVVFTIEKQMVKKRLGVLKPHKIKEVKESMKKVFSIS; this comes from the coding sequence ATGAACCAGATAAAGCCTAAAAGAAACCTTCAACAGTGGGAAATAATCCTTCTCGAGTTTCCATTCACAAATCTTCGCAAAAAGAAGCTACGACCGGTTTTGATAGTCTCCAATAATGTTCTTAACAAAATCAGCAACAGCATTATAACTGTTCAAATAACCTCAAACCTACCAAGTGGTTTTAAAGAGTACAACGTTTTGCTCTCTGATTCCGACGTTAATAGATATGCAGGAACTCAACCACTTTACCAAAGCGTGATAAAGCCTTATGTAGTTTTCACCATTGAAAAGCAAATGGTTAAAAAGAGACTCGGCGTATTAAAACCCCATAAAATTAAGGAAGTTAAAGAAAGCATGAAAAAAGTTTTCTCAATCTCCTGA
- the purL gene encoding phosphoribosylformylglycinamidine synthase subunit PurL produces MFPHEEKIIRERLGREPNEVEKSMLEIMWSEHASYKSSRKWLKLLPTENEHVILGPGEDAGVVKFDENTAIVVGIESHNHPSAVEPYGGAATGVGGIVRDILCMGARPIALLDPLRFGPLEKERNRYLFEYVVKGIADYGNRIGVPTVGGETEFDESLDSYTLVNVACIGMMHPNELIHSYVEESGLLLVLVGNKTGRDGIHGVTFASEELSENAEEEDRSAVQIPDPFTEKLLIEATIEAVKRGKIKALKDLGGGGLTCASSEMAGKKGFGAIIYADRVPQREPNMTPTEVMISESQERMLFAVRKEDLKEITKIFEKYELEWTVVGEIIEEPRYIVYWNSEKVADLPIDLLTEVPTIEWEAKPYNIERDVETPEIGLKEAFFKVLSSPNIVSKEWVYRQYDHEVQGRTVLKPGKDAAVLKINDEYGLAFVSDGNPSYSYLNPYHGAMGAVAEVVRNLASVGAKPLALVDNLNFASPERPEVYWSFIETIKGLADAARAFNLAYVSGNVSFYNEVGNRPIKPTPVVAGLGKVRLESLMTMDFKDEGDLIAVVGVTKKELGGSELYRVLGLKGGITPRVELEREKKNVESILKAIELGLVKAVHDVSRGGLAVALIEMAIAGNKGFEADVTKVPVEGKLSPLEVLFSESHGRFVVSFEKENLEKVEELFKEFAVIGEVTGRDITFTNGKEELIKLNLSKAQNIYNSLANVLGE; encoded by the coding sequence ATGTTTCCTCACGAAGAAAAGATCATCCGTGAAAGGCTCGGTAGAGAGCCTAATGAAGTTGAAAAATCCATGCTTGAGATAATGTGGAGCGAGCATGCATCATACAAATCAAGCAGAAAGTGGCTCAAACTTTTGCCCACTGAAAACGAGCACGTTATTTTAGGCCCGGGAGAGGATGCGGGTGTTGTAAAATTCGATGAAAACACGGCGATAGTTGTTGGAATAGAGAGCCACAATCATCCAAGCGCTGTTGAGCCTTACGGTGGAGCGGCCACAGGCGTTGGGGGGATTGTGAGGGATATTCTCTGCATGGGAGCAAGACCCATAGCTCTCCTTGACCCACTCCGTTTTGGACCCTTGGAGAAGGAACGCAACCGCTATCTGTTTGAATACGTGGTCAAGGGAATAGCCGATTACGGCAATAGAATAGGCGTTCCAACTGTTGGTGGCGAGACAGAGTTCGATGAAAGTCTTGACAGCTATACCTTAGTCAACGTTGCCTGTATTGGCATGATGCATCCCAATGAGTTAATCCACAGCTACGTTGAGGAAAGCGGCCTTTTGTTGGTTTTAGTTGGCAACAAAACAGGAAGAGATGGAATTCACGGCGTAACATTTGCGAGCGAAGAGTTAAGCGAGAATGCGGAAGAGGAAGACCGCTCAGCCGTTCAAATTCCCGACCCGTTTACAGAGAAACTCTTAATCGAGGCAACCATTGAAGCTGTGAAGAGGGGTAAAATCAAAGCTCTTAAAGATTTGGGCGGCGGAGGTTTAACCTGTGCCTCCTCGGAGATGGCCGGAAAGAAGGGGTTTGGAGCAATAATCTACGCGGACAGAGTGCCCCAAAGAGAGCCAAACATGACTCCAACGGAGGTTATGATTTCCGAGAGCCAGGAAAGAATGCTCTTCGCCGTTAGGAAAGAAGATCTGAAAGAGATAACAAAGATTTTTGAGAAGTATGAGCTTGAGTGGACTGTTGTCGGTGAGATCATAGAAGAGCCTAGGTATATCGTCTACTGGAATAGTGAAAAGGTCGCCGACCTGCCCATAGACCTCCTCACAGAAGTGCCAACGATAGAATGGGAAGCAAAGCCCTACAACATTGAGAGAGACGTCGAGACGCCGGAAATAGGACTCAAAGAGGCTTTCTTCAAAGTTCTATCAAGCCCGAACATAGTAAGCAAGGAGTGGGTCTACAGACAGTACGATCATGAGGTTCAAGGAAGGACAGTTCTAAAGCCCGGAAAGGACGCGGCGGTGCTAAAAATAAACGATGAATACGGACTGGCTTTTGTTAGCGATGGAAATCCGTCCTACAGCTACCTGAACCCATATCACGGAGCAATGGGTGCTGTTGCCGAAGTCGTTAGAAACTTAGCAAGCGTTGGAGCAAAACCCTTGGCTTTGGTAGATAACCTGAACTTTGCCTCTCCAGAGAGGCCGGAAGTTTACTGGAGCTTCATTGAGACCATTAAAGGGCTTGCCGATGCGGCGAGAGCGTTTAACCTAGCTTACGTGAGCGGGAACGTTAGCTTTTACAATGAGGTAGGAAACAGGCCTATAAAACCAACGCCAGTTGTCGCTGGTCTCGGAAAAGTGAGGCTTGAGAGCCTCATGACGATGGACTTCAAAGATGAAGGAGACCTCATAGCCGTTGTAGGGGTGACAAAGAAGGAACTTGGTGGGAGTGAACTCTACAGAGTTTTGGGATTGAAAGGAGGAATAACCCCAAGAGTTGAGCTAGAGAGAGAAAAGAAAAATGTTGAAAGCATTTTAAAGGCAATAGAGCTCGGGTTGGTGAAGGCCGTTCATGACGTAAGCAGGGGCGGCCTAGCCGTTGCACTCATAGAAATGGCCATTGCTGGAAATAAAGGATTTGAAGCAGATGTAACAAAGGTTCCGGTAGAAGGAAAACTCTCCCCTCTGGAAGTGCTCTTTTCAGAGAGTCACGGACGCTTCGTAGTGAGCTTTGAAAAGGAGAACCTTGAAAAAGTGGAAGAATTGTTCAAGGAATTTGCCGTGATAGGGGAAGTAACGGGGAGAGATATCACATTCACAAACGGAAAAGAAGAATTAATCAAACTAAACCTAAGTAAAGCCCAAAATATCTACAATTCACTTGCAAATGTCCTGGGAGAGTAA
- a CDS encoding IS6-like element ISPfu5 family transposase, with amino-acid sequence MRTETIIYLLVSVLKTFRRNKIPAKKKTRAINLYLHGLSYRQVGTILEISHTTVWETVQKFAKAVYQPKILAVKKQRNFIAIDETVIKINGQKRFLWAAIDVESKEILAVWITSVRNWWIARDFILVVLKSCEGQPIFLVDKGPWYKSAFKSLGLDYLHVTFGPRNCVERWFRTVKERTKRFWNNFRARDWRRVHRFVFLFSFWYNFVRIHSRFGGPPGDVTEWLQEVIPQLS; translated from the coding sequence ATGAGGACTGAAACCATTATTTACTTACTGGTTTCAGTCTTAAAAACCTTTCGCCGGAACAAAATCCCAGCAAAAAAGAAAACCAGGGCAATAAACCTGTACCTGCACGGACTAAGTTACAGACAGGTAGGAACAATCCTCGAAATCAGCCACACAACAGTCTGGGAAACAGTCCAAAAATTCGCGAAAGCAGTTTACCAGCCGAAAATCCTCGCAGTCAAAAAACAGAGAAACTTCATCGCAATTGACGAGACAGTGATAAAGATCAACGGCCAGAAGAGATTTCTCTGGGCTGCAATCGACGTTGAGAGCAAAGAAATCCTAGCAGTATGGATTACAAGCGTTAGGAACTGGTGGATTGCCAGGGACTTCATTCTAGTTGTTTTGAAATCCTGCGAGGGACAGCCAATTTTCCTGGTTGACAAAGGGCCGTGGTATAAATCAGCGTTTAAATCTCTCGGGCTGGATTATCTGCATGTGACTTTCGGGCCGAGGAACTGTGTTGAGCGCTGGTTTAGGACTGTTAAAGAGAGAACAAAGCGTTTCTGGAATAACTTCAGGGCTAGAGACTGGAGGAGGGTTCACAGGTTTGTTTTTCTGTTTTCATTCTGGTATAATTTTGTTAGAATTCATTCTCGGTTTGGTGGACCGCCTGGTGATGTGACTGAATGGCTTCAGGAGGTGATACCCCAGTTATCCTGA
- a CDS encoding L-aspartate oxidase, translating into MRRLGIIGEGIAGLTAAISLAKKGFEVVIIGEGIKETNSYLAQAGIAFPILEGDSIRSHVVDTVKAGRYLNNEEAVWSVISKSTEAYDFLLSLGLSFEDNEIEGGHSFPRVFTIKNETGKHVTKLLYLRAKEFGVHFIKGFASSLAIKDEKCYGVFLNGELLKFDAIILATGGYTALYKFTAGSPLNLGILTGDALMKSALTSNLEFVQFHPTGFIGKEVKLISEAVRGAGAKLINEEGERFVNELEPRDVVARAIYKQMQGGKRVYLDATGVKGFKEKFPQIYSFLIKEKINPEKDLIPVTPIAHYSIGGLKVDLYYRTSIKNLYAIGEAADNGFHGANRLASNSLLECVVSGLEVARTIMRDNPKVEHPNDVRDTTQELGDIDSVREILWKYAGIVRNENGLKKGLKKLMGVEVDARIKLLARGILECALKRRESRGAHYREDYPFMKEEFERPSIFRGGICHESG; encoded by the coding sequence ATGAGAAGGCTGGGGATAATTGGAGAGGGAATAGCAGGATTAACTGCTGCAATTTCATTGGCTAAAAAGGGTTTTGAAGTAGTTATCATTGGAGAAGGGATAAAGGAAACAAATTCATATCTTGCTCAGGCAGGAATAGCCTTTCCCATTCTGGAGGGAGACTCCATCAGATCCCACGTTGTAGATACCGTCAAAGCCGGACGTTATTTAAATAACGAAGAAGCTGTATGGAGTGTGATTTCAAAATCTACTGAGGCTTATGATTTTTTACTTTCTCTCGGTTTAAGCTTTGAAGACAATGAAATCGAAGGGGGACACTCCTTTCCAAGGGTATTCACAATCAAAAATGAAACTGGAAAGCATGTGACAAAGCTCCTTTATTTAAGGGCTAAAGAGTTCGGTGTCCACTTCATAAAGGGTTTTGCATCTTCGCTGGCAATAAAAGACGAAAAATGCTATGGTGTTTTCCTCAATGGAGAGCTCCTAAAGTTTGATGCCATAATATTGGCTACTGGAGGATACACAGCATTATATAAATTTACAGCAGGCTCCCCATTAAACCTAGGGATTCTAACAGGAGACGCCCTAATGAAAAGTGCCTTAACAAGTAATTTAGAGTTCGTACAGTTTCATCCCACAGGTTTCATCGGAAAAGAGGTTAAACTTATAAGTGAAGCTGTACGGGGAGCGGGGGCTAAGCTAATCAACGAGGAGGGAGAAAGGTTTGTTAATGAACTTGAACCAAGAGATGTCGTTGCGAGGGCGATCTACAAACAGATGCAGGGAGGAAAAAGAGTTTATCTGGACGCAACAGGAGTTAAAGGGTTCAAAGAAAAGTTCCCCCAGATTTATTCGTTCCTGATCAAAGAGAAAATCAACCCTGAAAAAGATCTAATTCCAGTAACTCCAATTGCCCATTATTCTATAGGAGGTTTGAAAGTTGACCTCTATTACCGAACAAGCATCAAAAATCTCTATGCAATTGGAGAAGCAGCGGATAATGGGTTCCATGGAGCAAACAGGTTGGCAAGCAATTCCCTCCTAGAATGCGTGGTAAGCGGTTTAGAAGTTGCTAGAACGATAATGAGAGACAATCCTAAAGTCGAACATCCCAATGACGTTAGAGACACTACCCAAGAATTGGGCGATATAGATAGTGTTAGAGAAATTCTCTGGAAATATGCTGGAATAGTAAGGAATGAGAATGGCCTTAAAAAAGGGTTAAAAAAGCTAATGGGTGTCGAGGTGGATGCGAGAATCAAGCTCCTGGCAAGAGGTATTTTAGAATGTGCCTTAAAAAGGAGAGAGAGTAGAGGGGCTCACTATAGGGAGGATTATCCTTTCATGAAAGAGGAATTTGAAAGACCCAGCATTTTTCGAGGGGGTATATGTCATGAATCTGGTTGA
- the nadA gene encoding quinolinate synthase NadA — MNLVEEIIKIKEEKNAIILAHNYQLPEVQDIADFLGDSLELARKAVNVDADVIVFAGVDFMAETAKILNPTKKVLLPTKRATCAMANMLKVEHILEAKKRYPDAPVVLYVNTTAETKAYADVTVTSANATKIVEKLDADTVIFGPDNNLAYYVAKRTGKRIIPIPEGGHCYVHRKFTLEDVERAREEHPEAKLMVHPECSPEVQARADLIVSTGGMVRNACQHDEWVVFTEKEMCYRLQKLYPDKKFYPASEDAFCIGMKSITLKHIYESLRDEKYEIEVPKEIAEKARRAIERMLEMSG; from the coding sequence ATGAATCTGGTTGAGGAGATTATCAAGATTAAGGAAGAGAAAAACGCGATAATTTTAGCCCACAACTACCAGCTTCCTGAAGTTCAGGACATAGCCGACTTTCTCGGGGACAGCCTTGAGCTGGCGAGGAAAGCGGTGAACGTTGACGCCGACGTGATAGTCTTCGCGGGCGTCGACTTTATGGCCGAGACAGCCAAAATCCTGAATCCCACAAAGAAAGTGCTTCTCCCGACAAAGAGGGCCACGTGTGCGATGGCCAACATGCTGAAGGTTGAGCACATCCTTGAGGCCAAAAAGCGGTATCCCGACGCTCCCGTTGTCCTCTATGTAAACACGACCGCCGAGACCAAGGCCTACGCCGATGTCACCGTTACATCAGCAAATGCCACAAAAATCGTGGAGAAGCTCGATGCCGATACGGTAATCTTCGGGCCCGATAACAATTTAGCGTATTATGTGGCAAAGCGAACTGGAAAGAGAATCATCCCAATCCCTGAAGGCGGGCACTGCTACGTCCACAGGAAGTTCACCCTTGAAGACGTTGAGCGTGCAAGAGAGGAGCACCCAGAGGCAAAGCTTATGGTTCACCCCGAATGCAGTCCAGAGGTGCAAGCGAGGGCGGATTTAATAGTCTCGACCGGTGGGATGGTTAGAAATGCCTGCCAGCATGACGAGTGGGTCGTCTTTACGGAGAAGGAGATGTGCTACCGTCTGCAGAAGCTCTATCCCGATAAGAAGTTCTACCCCGCTAGTGAGGATGCCTTCTGCATTGGAATGAAGTCAATCACGCTCAAGCACATCTACGAATCCCTGAGGGATGAAAAATACGAGATTGAGGTGCCCAAAGAGATTGCTGAAAAAGCCAGGAGGGCAATAGAAAGGATGCTGGAGATGAGCGGGTAG
- the nadC gene encoding carboxylating nicotinate-nucleotide diphosphorylase: MVSVNYLLRFVEEDAPFGDVTSEAVIPEDLEAEAVIIAKQDGVIAGLEEAKALFEHFDVKVELKAEDGDEVKRGDVIVKLRGNARKILLVERTALNVMGRMSGIATEVRKLVERVKAVNPKVRVAGTRKTLLKPIDKRAILIGGGEPHRFSLSDAILIKDNHLALVPLEEAIRRAKTFSIYKVVEVEVETLEDALKAAKAGADVIMLDNMTPEQIEDVLEALKHEGLREKVKIEVSGGITPENIEEYAGLDIDVISLGALTHSVKNFDVSLEIIKG; encoded by the coding sequence ATGGTTTCCGTTAACTATCTCCTGCGCTTCGTTGAGGAGGACGCGCCCTTCGGCGACGTCACGAGCGAGGCAGTCATACCGGAGGATCTGGAAGCTGAGGCCGTGATCATAGCAAAGCAGGATGGGGTTATCGCCGGTCTGGAGGAGGCTAAAGCCCTCTTCGAGCACTTCGATGTTAAAGTAGAACTCAAAGCAGAGGATGGCGATGAGGTGAAGAGGGGCGATGTTATCGTTAAACTTAGGGGAAATGCGAGGAAAATCCTCCTCGTGGAGCGCACTGCCTTAAACGTCATGGGCAGGATGAGCGGCATAGCCACGGAAGTGAGAAAGCTCGTGGAGAGGGTCAAGGCCGTGAACCCGAAGGTCAGGGTCGCCGGAACGAGGAAAACCCTGCTGAAGCCGATAGACAAGAGGGCCATCCTCATCGGTGGGGGAGAACCACACCGCTTCTCCCTGAGCGATGCGATACTCATAAAGGACAACCATTTAGCGTTGGTTCCGCTTGAGGAGGCAATAAGAAGGGCAAAGACATTTTCCATTTATAAGGTAGTTGAGGTCGAGGTTGAAACCTTGGAGGACGCGCTGAAGGCTGCTAAAGCCGGGGCCGACGTAATAATGCTCGACAACATGACACCGGAACAGATTGAGGATGTCCTTGAGGCTTTAAAGCATGAGGGGCTCAGGGAGAAGGTTAAGATTGAGGTAAGCGGCGGGATAACGCCCGAGAACATCGAGGAGTACGCGGGGCTCGACATCGATGTTATAAGCCTCGGAGCTTTAACGCACAGTGTGAAGAACTTTGACGTGAGCTTGGAGATTATTAAGGGTTGA